DNA from Myxococcota bacterium:
CGGATCGCCTTGATCACCGGCAGGTCGACGCCCTCCACTTCTTCTTCCGTCTCTTCGCCGTGAAACTGCAGGCGGTCCAGGTCGACCCGCCGCAGTACCCGATCGATCTCTTCGACCGGCGCGTTCTGGAAGACGCCCACCAGCTCCGCGCGGCCATCGACCCGGTCGGCGATCGCCGCCGCCGTGTTGAGGTCGAGGCAGCGCGGCGATTGAGGCACGAAGTTCAGACCGATCAGGTCCGCACCGGCCGCCACCGCCGCTTCGGCATCGTCCGGGTGCACCACGCCGCAGATCTTGATTCGAACGTTCACGGGGTCCTCCGAAGCCGACGCAGCGCTTCCGCCACGTCGTCTTGACGCATCAGTGATTCTCCCACGAGAAACGCATGGGCACCGGCCGCCGCGAGCCGATCCCGGTCAGCGACGCTGGCGATCCCACTCTCGGCCACCAGCACGACGTCCGACGGCACCTTCGGAGCCAGCCGCTCGGTCACGGCGAGGTCGGTCACGAAGGTCCGCAGATCGCGGTTGTTGATGCCCACGATCGTCGCGCCCGCCTCGAGCGCCACGTCGAGCTCGGCCTCATCGTGCACTTCGACGAGCGCGGCGAGCCCCAGCGCATGGGCCCGCTTCTGCAACGCCACCAGCTCCGCGGGTGTCAGAGCCGCGACGATCAGGAGCACCGCGTCCGCACCGGCGACGCGCGCCTCGTCGATCTGGTAGGCGTCGATCGTGAAGTCCTTGCGCAGCAGCGGGCACGGTGCCTCGGCGCGTACCTGGGCCAGGTAGTCGAGGTGTCCGCCGAAGTACGGCTCGTCGGTCAGGACCGAGATCGCGGCGGCGCCACCCTCGGCATAGGCGCGAGCGCAGGCGGCCGGATCGAAGTCGGGGCGGATCTCGCCCTTGCTCGGCGAGCGGCGCTTCACCTCCGCGATCACGCGAGGTGTGGGCCCAGCCGCGAGGGCTTCCCGGAACGGGCGCGTCGGCTCGTCCATCGCCTCGGCGCGGGCCGCCAACGCATCGCGCGACTCGCGCGCCAGCGCCGCGTCCAGCTCGACCCGCTTCGTGGCCAGGATCTCATCGAGGATCACGCCCGGCCCTCCGCGGTCGCCGCGACGAGCGCATCGAGCTTGGCGGCGGCGGCTCCCGAATCGATCGCGGACCCCGCGCTCGCGAAGCCTGCGGCCAGGTCCGACGCCACCCCCGCCACCCACAGCGCAGCCGCCGCGTTCAGCTGGACGATGTCGCGGGTGGGTCCCTGCTCCCCGGCCAGCACGGCCCGGGTGATCCCCGCGTTCTCCTGGGCGTCGCCGCCCCGCAGCGCGTCGGCCGAGACGAGAGAGAGCCCGAGTTCGGTCGGGTCGATCTCGAAGCGGCGCACCTGGCCGTTCTCGAGCAGTGCCGCGTGGGTCTTGTCGGTGAGGGTCACTTCGTCGAGACCGTCCGCGCCGTGGACGACGAGCGCGCGCTCGGATCCGAGCGCCCCGAGGGCCTCGGCGAGCTTCGGCACGAGCGCCGCGTCATAGACGCCGATCAGCTGGTGCTTCACGCCCAGCGGATTCAGCAGCGGCCCCATGCAGTTCATCAGGGTGCGGATCCCGAGCTCGGCGCGCACCGGCGCGACGTGGCGCATCGCCGGGTGCGCCCGACGCGCGAAGAAAGGCGCCAAGCCGACCTTCTCGAGGACGGCGGCAGCCTGCTCGACGTCGAGTTCGATGCCGACGCCCAGCGCCTCGAGCACGTCGATGCTGCCCGAGCGGCTCGAGGCCGCGCGGTTGCCGTGCTTCGCGACCGGAACGC
Protein-coding regions in this window:
- the trpD gene encoding anthranilate phosphoribosyltransferase; its protein translation is MSVRAAIETAVAGQELASEVLEAAFAEITAGEATPVSVAALLVALRTKGETVGEIVGAARALRAAAVTAPCLDPRTVDTCGTGGDGADTFNISTTAAFVVAAAGVPVAKHGNRAASSRSGSIDVLEALGVGIELDVEQAAAVLEKVGLAPFFARRAHPAMRHVAPVRAELGIRTLMNCMGPLLNPLGVKHQLIGVYDAALVPKLAEALGALGSERALVVHGADGLDEVTLTDKTHAALLENGQVRRFEIDPTELGLSLVSADALRGGDAQENAGITRAVLAGEQGPTRDIVQLNAAAALWVAGVASDLAAGFASAGSAIDSGAAAAKLDALVAATAEGRA
- the trpC gene encoding indole-3-glycerol phosphate synthase TrpC; translation: MILDEILATKRVELDAALARESRDALAARAEAMDEPTRPFREALAAGPTPRVIAEVKRRSPSKGEIRPDFDPAACARAYAEGGAAAISVLTDEPYFGGHLDYLAQVRAEAPCPLLRKDFTIDAYQIDEARVAGADAVLLIVAALTPAELVALQKRAHALGLAALVEVHDEAELDVALEAGATIVGINNRDLRTFVTDLAVTERLAPKVPSDVVLVAESGIASVADRDRLAAAGAHAFLVGESLMRQDDVAEALRRLRRTP